The following are from one region of the Salvia hispanica cultivar TCC Black 2014 chromosome 1, UniMelb_Shisp_WGS_1.0, whole genome shotgun sequence genome:
- the LOC125214664 gene encoding LOB domain-containing protein 33-like, which translates to MTGVSSSCGACKFLRRRCTEECIFAPYFSYKQAANHFAAVHKVFGASNVSKLLSHLPEHSRSDAAITVSYEALARMEDPIYGCIAHIFALQQQVAILEEEIEMYGKAIANPGGYFSREWENEATMQTMMDPGTSDVISEGCVLERLLEQDYYIYQDNNLQSLWTRYAAQVHNLSLSGRERGIYVTVLFLFSYFVP; encoded by the exons ATGACAGGAGTAAGCTCGTCGTGTGGAGCGTGTAAGTTCTTAAGAAGGAGGTGCACGGAAGAATGTATATTCGCACCTTATTTCAGTTACAAGCAAGCAGCAAACCACTTCGCAGCAGTCCATAAGGTGTTTGGAGCCAGCAACGTGTCGAAGCTGCTGTCACATCTGCCAGAGCATAGCAGAAGCGACGCTGCCATAACTGTATCGTACGAAGCGCTGGCGCGCATGGAGGACCCTATTTACGGTTGCATTGCTCATATCTTTGCCCTGCAGCAGCAG GTGGCTATCCTAGAGGAGGAGATAGAAATGTATGGAAAAGCAATAGCTAACCCTGGTGGTTATTTTAGCAGAGAATGGGAGAATGAAGCGACTATGCAGACAATGATGGATCCGGGAACGAGTGATGTGATATCTGAAGGCTGCGTGTTGGAGAGGCTGCTTGAACAAGACTATTATATCTACCAAGACAATAATCTGCAATCACTATGGACCAGGTATGCAGCACAAGTGCACAACCTCAGTCTCAGTGGTAGGGAGAGAGGAATTTATGTCACCgttcttttcttgttttcgTATTTTGTCCCTTAA
- the LOC125224224 gene encoding uncharacterized protein LOC125224224: MASDNLDNSMLDMLNVINKLLAKQSPLVSYAEKLVGALNDGEVNQMTNVILKWLDFAPFFKNPHADDVQLKALEELDEEWAKRFSSSDKARLPHLLKWFDYIQNQEDVAPILGMIVVEKADFEAPLFCASSKDHTVVEPLIAPDGAKVGECVTFSGLDGKQLDKIAPLCYLRCTSTRNTNLFTDVKGVAMFDGIPFMTSSGSCSSSIPNGSIK; the protein is encoded by the exons ATGGCATCGGATAATTTGGATAATTCAATGCTCGATATGCTCAATGTGATCAACAAGCTCTTAGCTAAACAA AGTCCATTGGTAAGTTACGCGGAGAAGCTGGTTGGCGCCCTAAATGATGGGGAAGTGAATCAAATGACAAATGtg ATACTGAAATGGCTAGATTTTGCTCCTTTCTTCAAGAATCCACATGCTGATGATGTGCAGCTTAAGGCGCTTGAGGAGTTGGATGAAGAGTGGGCG AAGCGCTTTTCAAGTTCAGATAAAGCAAGGTTGCCACATTTGTTGAAGTGGTTTGATTACATCCAG AATCAGGAGGACGTTGCGCCAATATTGGGTATGATTGTTGTAGAGAAGGCTGATTTTGAGGCCCCT CTCTTTTGTGCATCAAGTAAAGATCATACAGTTGTAGAGCCTCTCATTGCTCCAGATGGTGCTAAAGTTGGGGAATGTGTTACGTTTTCTGG ACTTGATGGAAAGCAGTTGGATAAGATAGCTCCGTTATGTTATCTTCGTTGTACGAGTACTAGAAATACA AATCTTTTCACAGATGTAAAGGGTGTCGCGATGTTTGATGGTATCCCGTTCATGACTTCTTCTGGATCGTGCTCGTCCTCCATTCCTAACGGAAGCATCAAATAG
- the LOC125224236 gene encoding aminoacyl tRNA synthase complex-interacting multifunctional protein 1-like, whose translation MYLYLPINGESPLVSDVEKLLGSSNDGEVHPKKNEIPKRLEFAPFSKNPTADVQLKALEELNEELITKSVILGDGLKLLVADVYLYATAHSSVNRLSSSDKARLPHLLRWVDYIQLRKVYLVNIEKAEFVPPVSKPVSKPVKTAEDSTPKKTVQETKRLESQRLSLKERRLLILKKVEESQASQVKKKLPKKEVEKKDEELSVSLLKIRIGHIRKAWKHPSAYNLLVEEMDLGEAKCRQVVSGLAKFCTPEELTNRRVVLITNVKPGKLRDVMSEGLVLCASSKDHTVVGPLIASDGAKVGECVTFSGHDGKPEEVLNPKRKQLDKITPNLFTDEKGVATFKGIPLMTSSGPCLSSIPNGSIK comes from the exons ATGTATCTTTACCTCCCcatcaatggagag AGTCCGTTGGTTAGTGACGTGGAGAAGCTGTTGGGCTCGTCAAATGATGGGGAAGTGCATCCCAAGAAAAATGAG ATACCGAAACGGTTAGAATTTGCTCCTTTCTCCAAGAATCCAACTGCTGATGTGCAGCTCAAGGCGCTTGAGGAGTTGAATGAAGAGTTGATTACGAAGTCTGTAATACTTGGCGATGGACTCAAACTACTTGTTGCTGATGTGTATCTCTATGCCACGGCGCATTCATCTGTG AATCGCCTTTCAAGTTCAGATAAAGCAAGGTTGCCACATTTGTTGAGGTGGGTTGATTACATCCAGCTAAGAAAAGTCTATCTTGTAAACATAG AAAAGGCTGAATTTGTGCCCCCT GTTTCAAAACCTGTTTCAAAACCTGTAAAAACGGCCGAAGATTCCACTCCAAAGAAAACTGTCCAAGAGACAAAGAGGCTGGAAAGTCAGAGACTGTCTCTAAAGGAAAGAAGACTGCTGATACT aaaaaaagttgaagaGAGTCAGGCTAGCCAAGTAAAGAAGAAACTTCCCAAAAAAGAGGTggagaaaaaagatgaagaacTTAGCGTTAGTTTGCTGAAAATCCGGATTGGCCACATTCGTAAAGCATGGAAACATCCATCAGCCTACAA TTTGTTGGTTGAAGAGATGGATCTTGGAGAAGCAAAATGTCGTCAAGTTGTAAGTGGCCTTGCAAAGTTCTGCACCCCTGAAGAATTAACG AACCGCCGGGTGGTGCTTATAACAAATGTAAAACCAGGGAAATTACGAGATGTGATGTCTGAGGGACTG GTTTTGTGTGCCTCAAGTAAAGATCATACAGTTGTAGGGCCTCTTATTGCTTCCGATGGTGCTAAAGTTGGGGAATGTGTTACATTTTCGGG ACATGACGGCAAGCCAGAGGAGGTTTTAAACCCCAAAAGGAAGCAGTTGGACAAGATAACTCCG AATCTTTTCACCGATGAAAAGGGTGTTGCGACGTTCAAGGGCATCCCATTAATGACTTCTTCTGGACCGTGTTTGTCCTCCATTCCCAACGGAAGCATCAAATAG
- the LOC125224245 gene encoding probable receptor-like protein kinase At2g39360: MASSSAKINCRKFTLNEIRDAIKGNIQQDKRKVSVAVKWLKPTSNERGSGFDEEIAALIEIKHCNIVSLIGYCDDKVKEILVYEYVAYSTLDYHLHERPYTGDKTHLKCNERLGILIGSARGLYHLHHGICTNSFIHRDIKSANILLQDNLVAQIGDFGLAKSVALDDHDPLDNVAKPIGMLGYTDPYYLYNEVVTRASDTYSFGIMIFEVLSGRRVVDEMTIVVHRKNATSPIGLNGGFPIPIPSEIEKNALFFNISL, encoded by the exons ATGGCATCGTCCTCGGCGAAAATAAACTGTCGCAAATTCACTCTGAATGAGATCAGGGATGCCATCAAGG GCAATATCCAACAAGACAAAAGAAAAGTATCTGTGGCTGTGAAGTGGCTTAAACCAACTTCCAATGAAAGGGGGTCAGGATTTGATGAGGAGATCGCTGCACTAATAGAGATCAAACACTGCAACATCGTCTCTCTTATTGGCTACTGTGATGATAAGGTAAAGGAGATTCTTGTGTATGAATATGTAGCCTATTCTACACTAGACTATCACCTCCACGAAAGGCCATACACTGGCGACAAAACACATCTCAAGTGCAATGAACGACTTGGTATATTAATTGGATCTGCTCGGGGTTTGTATCATCTTCACCACGGCATCTGCACCAACTCATTTATTCATCGCGACATCAAGAGTGCGAATATCCTTCTACAAGATAATTTGGTGGCTCAAATTGGAGATTTTGGCTTGGCCAAATCTGTAGCCTTGGATGATCATGATCCACTTGACAATGTTGCTAAGCCTATAGGCATGTTAGGGTATACGGATCCATACTACTTGTACAATGAGGTAGTTACAAGAGCTAGTGACACATATTCCTTTGGCATCATGATATTTGAAGTATTGAGTGGAAGACGGGTAGTTGACGAAATGACGATAGTCGTCCACAGGAAGAACGCGACTTCGCCGATTGGGCTAAACGGAGGGTTCCCAATACCTATCCCCTcagaaattgagaaaaatgccTTGTTTTTTAACATCTCTCTGTAA